A single window of Acidimicrobiales bacterium DNA harbors:
- a CDS encoding phosphoadenylyl-sulfate reductase: MPAPDLADLAAASARLEHLPASSAVAWAWERFGEACVLTASFQDCVLLDIAVQVAPGIEVVFLDTQYHFAETLAYVEQVRERYDLNLTVVEPVVAMDDRWRFDQNGCCRSRKVEPLRRALEGRSAWITGLRRSEAPSRAGAPIVSWDLMQDVVKVNPLATWTDHDVELYVKDHDLPVHPLTDEGYSSIGCWPCTRPVAPGEHARAGRWADSAKTECGLHGEPEG, from the coding sequence GTGCCCGCCCCCGACCTCGCCGACCTCGCCGCCGCGTCCGCGCGCCTGGAGCACCTCCCCGCGTCGTCCGCCGTGGCCTGGGCGTGGGAGCGCTTCGGCGAGGCCTGCGTGCTCACCGCCTCGTTCCAGGACTGCGTGCTGCTCGACATCGCCGTGCAGGTGGCGCCGGGCATCGAGGTCGTGTTCCTCGACACCCAGTACCACTTCGCCGAGACGCTGGCCTACGTCGAGCAGGTGCGAGAGCGCTACGACCTCAACCTCACGGTGGTCGAGCCGGTCGTCGCCATGGACGACCGCTGGCGCTTCGACCAGAACGGGTGCTGCCGGTCCCGCAAGGTCGAGCCGCTGCGGCGGGCGCTCGAGGGCCGGTCGGCCTGGATCACCGGCCTGCGCCGCAGCGAGGCGCCCAGCCGGGCGGGCGCGCCGATCGTGTCGTGGGACCTGATGCAGGACGTGGTCAAGGTCAACCCGCTCGCGACGTGGACCGACCACGACGTCGAGCTGTACGTGAAGGACCACGACCTGCCCGTGCACCCGCTCACCGACGAGGGCTACTCGTCGATCGGCTGCTGGCCCTGCACCCGCCCGGTCGCCCCCGGCGAGCACGCGAGGGCGGGCCGCTGGGCCGACTCCGCGAAGACGGAGTGCGGCCTCCACGGCGAGCCGGAGGGCTAG
- a CDS encoding winged helix DNA-binding domain-containing protein, protein MAADVVTTRALNRALLARQLLLDRADLPVLGAVHHLVGLQAQLPLNPYVGLWSRLAGFRADELAGLLVDRRVVRLVLMRATIHLVTAEDCLAIRPLVQPVLDAELARHAELGPHLVGVDLEPVLAFARPLLAERPRTGAELRAAMAERFPDLHPGALAYACRNRLAAVQVPPRGVWGRTGQVALTTAEAWLGRPLAERPSIDDVVLRYLAAFGPAAPADVAAWSRLTGMRAVLDRLRPRLRPFRDERGRELLDLPDAPRPDPATPAPPRFLPEFDNVVLSHADRTRVMADDDRRRLFGPGLPVRGLVLVDGFARASWAVEGDALVVRSAGPLTGDERDDVAAEGARLLAFLGAAATDVRFEPAG, encoded by the coding sequence GTGGCCGCCGACGTCGTCACCACCCGGGCGCTCAACCGAGCCCTGCTGGCCCGCCAGCTCCTCCTCGACCGGGCCGACCTCCCCGTCCTCGGCGCCGTCCACCACCTCGTCGGCCTCCAGGCCCAGCTCCCGCTCAACCCGTACGTCGGGCTGTGGTCCCGCCTGGCCGGCTTCCGGGCCGACGAGCTCGCCGGCCTGCTCGTCGACCGCCGGGTCGTCCGCCTCGTGCTCATGCGGGCGACCATCCACCTGGTCACCGCCGAGGACTGCCTCGCCATCCGGCCGCTGGTGCAGCCCGTCCTCGACGCCGAGCTGGCCCGCCACGCCGAGCTCGGGCCCCACCTCGTCGGGGTCGACCTCGAGCCGGTCCTGGCCTTCGCCCGCCCGCTCCTCGCCGAGCGGCCCCGCACGGGCGCCGAGCTGCGGGCGGCGATGGCGGAGCGCTTCCCCGACCTCCATCCCGGCGCCCTCGCCTACGCCTGCCGCAACCGGCTCGCCGCCGTGCAGGTGCCGCCGAGGGGCGTGTGGGGGCGCACCGGCCAGGTGGCGTTGACGACGGCGGAGGCCTGGCTCGGCCGGCCGCTGGCCGAGCGCCCGTCGATCGACGACGTCGTCCTCCGCTACCTCGCCGCCTTCGGCCCGGCGGCGCCCGCCGACGTCGCCGCCTGGTCCCGGCTGACCGGGATGCGGGCCGTGCTCGACCGCCTCCGGCCCCGGCTGCGGCCGTTCCGGGACGAGCGGGGCCGCGAGCTGCTCGACCTGCCCGACGCGCCCCGGCCCGACCCGGCCACACCGGCGCCGCCCCGCTTCCTCCCCGAGTTCGACAACGTCGTGCTGTCCCACGCCGACCGCACCCGGGTGATGGCCGACGACGACCGCCGCCGCCTGTTCGGCCCCGGCCTCCCGGTGCGCGGCCTCGTCCTCGTCGACGGGTTCGCCCGGGCCTCGTGGGCCGTCGAGGGGGACGCGCTCGTCGTCCGCTCCGCCGGCCCGCTGACCGGTGACGAGCGGGACGACGTCGCCGCCGAGGGCGCCCGGCTGCTCGCCTTCCTCGGCGCCGCCGCGACCGACGTGCGCTTCGAGCCCGCCGGCTGA
- a CDS encoding glycosyltransferase yields MPVLFLGTYDGSRHPRVVVLRDGMAAAGVEVVEVNVPLGVDTAYWVRALRRPWLAAGLGWRLARAWARLAVAARRAARGRRPDAVVVGYLGHFDVHLARLLFPRTPVVLDQLVMAADTARDRGTTGGPVVRALDLVDRAALASASVVVVDTDEHVGLLGRSAGKGVVVPVGAPDWWFRPPPSSPSPPSAPLRVAFFGLYTPLQGAPMIGAALADLARRGVAVTATMVGTGQDRAATEAAAAGVPGVEWRDWVPGTDLPDLVAAHDVCLGIFGTGDKARRVVPNKVYQGAAAGCAVVTSDTPPQRRVLGDAAVLVPPGDPVALADALAALAADRDRLLSLRQSAAGLAERSFRPAAVVRPLLDRLGP; encoded by the coding sequence TTGCCCGTCCTGTTCCTCGGGACCTACGACGGGTCCCGTCATCCGAGGGTGGTCGTCCTGCGCGACGGCATGGCCGCCGCCGGGGTCGAGGTCGTCGAGGTCAACGTCCCCCTCGGGGTCGACACCGCCTACTGGGTGCGGGCGCTGCGCCGCCCGTGGCTGGCCGCCGGCCTCGGGTGGCGGCTGGCCCGGGCGTGGGCCCGGCTGGCCGTCGCCGCCCGGCGGGCGGCCAGGGGGCGGCGCCCCGACGCGGTGGTGGTCGGCTACCTCGGCCACTTCGACGTCCACCTCGCCCGCCTGCTGTTCCCCCGCACCCCGGTCGTGCTCGACCAGCTGGTGATGGCGGCGGACACGGCGAGGGACCGGGGGACGACCGGCGGGCCGGTCGTGCGGGCCCTCGACCTGGTGGACCGGGCCGCGCTGGCGTCGGCATCCGTCGTCGTCGTCGACACCGACGAGCACGTCGGGCTGCTCGGCCGCTCGGCCGGCAAGGGCGTGGTCGTGCCGGTCGGCGCGCCCGACTGGTGGTTCCGCCCGCCGCCCTCCTCCCCCTCGCCGCCGTCGGCCCCGCTGCGGGTCGCCTTCTTCGGCCTGTACACGCCGCTCCAGGGGGCGCCGATGATCGGGGCCGCCCTGGCAGACCTGGCCCGGCGGGGGGTGGCGGTGACGGCGACGATGGTCGGCACCGGCCAGGACCGGGCCGCCACCGAGGCGGCCGCCGCCGGCGTGCCCGGGGTCGAGTGGCGGGACTGGGTGCCGGGGACCGACCTGCCCGACCTCGTCGCCGCCCACGACGTGTGCCTCGGCATCTTCGGCACCGGCGACAAGGCCCGCCGGGTCGTGCCCAACAAGGTGTACCAAGGGGCGGCCGCCGGGTGCGCGGTCGTCACGTCCGACACGCCGCCCCAGCGCCGGGTGCTCGGCGACGCCGCCGTGCTCGTCCCGCCAGGCGACCCCGTCGCCCTGGCCGACGCCCTCGCCGCACTGGCCGCCGACCGGGACCGCCTGCTCTCGCTGCGGCAGTCGGCGGCCGGTCTGGCCGAGCGATCCTTCCGCCCCGCCGCGGTGGTCCGCCCCCTGCTCGACCGGCTGGGGCCCTAG
- a CDS encoding lysylphosphatidylglycerol synthase domain-containing protein — protein MSAARRWAPVAGAAVAVGGAVAVALAFRSALGDAADAVERASPAWVAVAAVCLAAGRVGLAAASWTVAAVALTPVPPGTAARVWLRATVAKYLPGGVWQPVSATERLHRAGAPLGAAAAVTAVEVAASAVGGAAVGIAAVPALAGAGSGGLAWTPLAALPLAALAVPPVLRAVLSLAARAAGRPGAAVAVPGRVVARCAVLQAASWALAGLATAALLLAVGAPAVPSLSVPATALAWLAGFAVVVAPAGLGVREAALTAALATRVPAADALAAALLSRLVWVAVDALAAASTLAPRAAKYPGPAP, from the coding sequence GTGAGCGCCGCCCGGCGGTGGGCGCCGGTGGCCGGTGCGGCGGTGGCCGTGGGGGGCGCGGTCGCCGTCGCCCTCGCGTTCCGCTCGGCCCTGGGCGACGCCGCGGACGCCGTCGAACGGGCCTCGCCGGCGTGGGTGGCCGTCGCCGCGGTCTGCCTGGCCGCCGGGCGGGTCGGGCTGGCGGCGGCGTCGTGGACGGTCGCCGCCGTCGCCCTCACCCCCGTGCCGCCCGGCACCGCCGCCCGCGTGTGGCTCCGGGCCACCGTGGCCAAGTACCTCCCCGGCGGGGTGTGGCAGCCGGTCAGCGCCACCGAGCGCCTCCACCGGGCCGGCGCGCCGCTCGGGGCGGCCGCGGCGGTGACCGCCGTCGAGGTGGCGGCGTCGGCGGTCGGCGGCGCCGCTGTCGGCATCGCCGCCGTCCCCGCGCTGGCCGGGGCCGGGTCGGGCGGCCTCGCCTGGACGCCGCTCGCCGCCCTCCCCCTCGCCGCGCTGGCCGTCCCGCCCGTGCTCCGCGCCGTCCTCTCGCTGGCGGCGAGGGCCGCCGGCCGGCCCGGCGCGGCCGTCGCCGTCCCCGGCCGGGTCGTCGCCCGCTGCGCCGTCCTCCAGGCCGCCAGCTGGGCGCTGGCCGGCCTCGCCACCGCCGCCCTGCTGCTCGCCGTCGGCGCCCCCGCCGTCCCGTCGCTGTCGGTCCCCGCGACCGCGCTCGCCTGGTTGGCCGGGTTCGCGGTCGTCGTCGCCCCCGCTGGGCTCGGCGTGCGGGAGGCCGCCCTCACCGCCGCGCTCGCCACCCGGGTGCCGGCCGCGGACGCGCTGGCCGCCGCCCTGCTGTCCCGCCTCGTGTGGGTGGCCGTCGACGCCCTCGCCGCCGCCTCCACCCTGGCCCCCAGGGCGGCCAAGTATCCTGGGCCGGCCCCATGA
- a CDS encoding glycosyltransferase family 2 protein has protein sequence MTSPSAVDVSVVLPVYNEKGHLRDEIVRIRAALEASPYSFEIIVVDDGSDDGSSDQLREIEGIRLIRFAQNRGSGTARRAGTAAARGDVVVWTDADMTYPNDRIPELVKELEGWDQVVGARTSEQGTVKFARVPAKWFIRRLASFLVETPIPDLNSGLRAFRRDVAAQFLHLLPPGFSCVTTITMSFLANGYSVKYVPIDYFPRAGRSKFHWWADTRRYLLQVLRLVLSYNPLRIFLPLGFLLTAVGLVKLGYDFATKDYRVATNTLLILFAAFQVFAVGLLADLVVRVTRPKSSVEPASQ, from the coding sequence ATGACCAGCCCTTCCGCCGTCGACGTCTCCGTCGTCCTTCCCGTCTACAACGAGAAGGGCCACCTGCGCGACGAGATCGTCCGCATCCGGGCCGCGCTCGAGGCGTCGCCCTACTCGTTCGAGATCATCGTCGTGGACGACGGCTCCGACGACGGCTCCAGCGACCAGCTGCGGGAGATCGAGGGCATCCGCCTGATCCGCTTCGCCCAGAACCGGGGGTCGGGCACGGCCCGCCGGGCCGGCACGGCGGCGGCGAGGGGCGACGTCGTCGTGTGGACCGACGCCGACATGACCTACCCGAACGACCGCATCCCCGAGCTGGTGAAGGAGCTCGAGGGGTGGGACCAGGTCGTCGGCGCCCGCACGTCCGAGCAGGGCACCGTGAAGTTCGCCAGGGTGCCGGCCAAGTGGTTCATCCGCCGGCTGGCCAGCTTCCTCGTCGAGACCCCGATCCCCGACCTCAACTCGGGGCTGCGCGCCTTCCGACGGGACGTCGCGGCCCAGTTCCTCCACCTGCTGCCGCCCGGGTTCAGCTGCGTCACCACGATCACGATGTCGTTCCTGGCCAACGGCTACTCGGTGAAGTACGTGCCCATCGACTACTTCCCGCGAGCCGGCCGCTCGAAGTTCCACTGGTGGGCCGACACCCGCCGCTACCTGCTCCAGGTGCTGCGGCTGGTGCTGTCCTACAACCCGCTGCGCATCTTCCTGCCCCTCGGCTTCCTGCTCACCGCCGTCGGCCTGGTGAAGCTCGGCTACGACTTCGCCACCAAGGACTACCGGGTGGCGACGAACACCCTGCTGATCCTGTTCGCCGCCTTCCAGGTGTTCGCCGTGGGCCTCCTCGCCGACCTCGTCGTGCGGGTGACCAGGCCGAAGAGCAGCGTCGAGCCGGCCAGCCAGTAG
- a CDS encoding 2-hydroxymuconate tautomerase: MPIIHVDMLEGRSLDQKRALASELTDAFVRCCGGEAAAVRVVISEVPPSNWAIGGRLVADR, translated from the coding sequence ATGCCGATCATCCACGTGGACATGCTCGAGGGGCGCTCGCTCGACCAGAAGCGGGCGCTGGCGAGCGAGCTGACCGACGCGTTCGTGCGGTGCTGCGGCGGCGAGGCGGCGGCGGTGCGGGTGGTGATCAGCGAGGTGCCGCCGTCCAACTGGGCGATCGGCGGCCGTCTCGTGGCCGACCGCTAG
- a CDS encoding methyltransferase domain-containing protein: MTAPPLTTAAWLRLDAVGRALDRVRPERVLEVGAGRGAMGWRLARRCSAYVGLEPDPASFAVARERLAGVPGAEVRNGDVSSLADGEVFDLVCAFEVLEHVPDDVGELRRWGAHLRPPGWLLLSVPAHQSRFGPTDEAVGHVRRYDREPLTDTLRAGGFEPVEVTAWGAGAGHLLEWARDRVTTRRPAPSSQEERTARSGRFLQPSGPLAGAATAVLAAPGRLVQRPFARTGAGIGWVVLARSSA; encoded by the coding sequence GTGACCGCGCCGCCGCTGACCACCGCCGCCTGGCTGCGGCTCGACGCCGTCGGCCGGGCGCTCGACCGGGTGCGCCCCGAGCGGGTGCTCGAGGTCGGCGCCGGCCGGGGCGCGATGGGCTGGCGGCTGGCCCGGCGGTGCTCGGCCTACGTCGGCCTGGAGCCGGACCCGGCGTCGTTCGCGGTGGCCCGCGAGCGGCTGGCCGGCGTGCCCGGCGCCGAGGTCCGCAACGGCGACGTGTCGTCCCTGGCCGACGGCGAGGTGTTCGACCTCGTGTGCGCCTTCGAGGTGCTCGAGCACGTGCCCGACGACGTCGGCGAGCTGCGGCGGTGGGGCGCCCACCTGCGCCCGCCCGGCTGGCTGCTGCTCAGCGTCCCCGCCCACCAGTCCCGCTTCGGCCCGACCGACGAGGCCGTCGGCCACGTCCGCCGCTACGACCGAGAGCCGCTCACCGACACCCTGCGGGCCGGGGGGTTCGAGCCCGTCGAGGTGACGGCCTGGGGCGCCGGGGCCGGCCACCTGCTCGAGTGGGCCAGGGACCGGGTGACGACCCGCCGCCCGGCCCCGTCCAGCCAGGAGGAGCGCACGGCCCGCAGCGGCCGGTTCCTCCAGCCCTCAGGCCCGCTGGCCGGCGCGGCCACGGCCGTGCTGGCCGCCCCCGGCCGGCTCGTGCAGCGCCCGTTCGCGAGGACGGGCGCGGGGATCGGCTGGGTCGTGCTCGCCCGCTCGTCCGCCTAG
- a CDS encoding Hsp20/alpha crystallin family protein, protein MSSEQASHQDVVDATAATERTMRPQRVPVNVYETTGALVVVAPLPAVRAGDVTIELRPGALRFWAPLRSAGPRSHLVHEWDYGGYEREIEVPEGYGGGVEASLANGQLAVRVLRGSTDGPITIHPNAL, encoded by the coding sequence ATGTCGAGCGAGCAGGCCAGCCACCAGGACGTGGTCGACGCCACGGCGGCGACGGAGCGCACCATGCGGCCCCAGCGGGTGCCGGTCAACGTCTACGAGACGACCGGGGCGCTCGTGGTCGTCGCCCCGCTCCCCGCCGTCCGCGCCGGCGACGTCACCATCGAGCTGCGACCCGGCGCCCTCCGGTTCTGGGCCCCGCTGCGCAGCGCCGGCCCCCGCAGCCACCTCGTCCACGAGTGGGACTACGGGGGCTACGAGCGCGAGATCGAGGTGCCGGAGGGCTACGGCGGCGGCGTGGAGGCGTCCCTGGCCAACGGCCAGCTGGCCGTCCGGGTCCTCCGCGGCAGCACCGACGGGCCGATCACGATCCACCCCAACGCGCTGTAG
- the meaB gene encoding methylmalonyl Co-A mutase-associated GTPase MeaB, whose product MPDVDGLVAGVLAGDRRSLARAITLVESTRDDHRAAADEVVARVLDRTGRSVRIGVSGAPGAGKSTFVEAFGLHLVAAGHRVAVLAVDPSSTRSGGSILGDKTRMADLARHPAAFVRPSPSGGSTGGVARRTREALLLCEAAGFDRVLVETVGVGQAEVAVSELVDLFLLLAAPGGGDELQAIKRGIAELADVVVVTKADGELAGPARHAAADWKAALQLVRPSHPEWQPRVVLVSSVTGDGIADVDAAVAEFGAALGEAGIARLRADQARSWMWREVTDSVLDRLRRDPEVRRLLHRLEAEVAAGAIAPGAAARRLLDAFLASGR is encoded by the coding sequence TTGCCCGACGTCGACGGGCTGGTGGCCGGTGTGCTGGCCGGCGACCGGCGCAGCCTGGCCAGGGCCATCACGCTCGTCGAGTCGACGCGGGACGACCACCGCGCCGCCGCCGACGAGGTCGTCGCCCGGGTGCTCGACCGCACCGGCCGGTCGGTGCGGATCGGCGTGTCCGGCGCGCCGGGGGCCGGGAAGTCGACGTTCGTCGAGGCGTTCGGCCTCCACCTCGTCGCCGCCGGGCACCGCGTCGCCGTGCTGGCCGTCGACCCGTCGAGCACCCGGTCGGGCGGGTCGATCCTCGGGGACAAGACCCGCATGGCCGACCTGGCCCGCCACCCGGCGGCGTTCGTGCGCCCGTCGCCGTCGGGCGGGTCGACGGGCGGCGTCGCCCGCCGCACCCGCGAGGCGCTGCTGCTGTGCGAGGCGGCCGGGTTCGACCGGGTGCTGGTCGAGACCGTCGGCGTCGGCCAGGCCGAGGTGGCCGTGTCCGAGCTGGTGGACCTGTTCCTGCTGCTCGCCGCGCCGGGTGGGGGCGACGAGCTCCAGGCCATCAAGCGGGGCATCGCCGAGCTGGCCGACGTGGTCGTCGTGACCAAGGCCGACGGCGAGCTGGCCGGCCCGGCTCGGCACGCGGCGGCCGACTGGAAGGCGGCGCTCCAGCTCGTGCGGCCGTCGCACCCGGAGTGGCAGCCCCGGGTGGTGCTGGTCTCGTCGGTGACCGGCGACGGGATCGCGGACGTGGACGCCGCCGTCGCCGAGTTCGGAGCCGCGCTGGGCGAGGCCGGCATCGCCCGCCTGCGGGCCGACCAGGCCCGGTCGTGGATGTGGCGGGAGGTGACCGACAGCGTGCTCGACCGGCTGCGCCGCGACCCCGAGGTCCGCCGCCTGCTGCACCGGCTGGAGGCCGAGGTGGCGGCCGGCGCAATCGCCCCCGGCGCCGCCGCCCGCCGCCTGCTCGACGCCTTCCTCGCCTCCGGTCGGTGA